The genomic window TTAACACAAATAACTATCTTCTCACATTTCGGCGCAAAGTTCCAACTAATCGTTTAATTTTTAAGTCTAACGAATAGCCCCGACGCGACGAAACAATGAAAGTTCCAGCATAACGGTCGTGCAATGCTTGGCGCATCTGAGTATCAGATATCGCTGCACCACAGTCAATAGCTAGGGGAATCACTAGCAGTATAGCAGTGGGATTGGCACTAATATTGCCCAAGGCAACAGATACCAAAATTGCCCCAAAGCAAATTATAGCTTCTCTTTTAAATAGTGCTAGTAACTGGGGAATTCTGCCGACGACTTGTCCGTCTTCTACTTCTAGCACTTTTAAGTCAAACGCCCACCGCCCTAAACTTTGCCCTTTGTTGTTGAATACCACTAGCACCCGCAAAATCAGCCAACCAAAGATAAACACTAGAATTTGGATGAATTGAATACTCCCTTGATTACTTCCCAATAGAGAACTGACTAGCCAGACGACGAGAAAATCCAATCCCAAAGCCATACTGCGCCGATTAATCTCAGCTTTGGGATAGTGTTGTTGAGGAACTCGTTCGATAGTCATAAAAATAGGGATGAGGGACAAATCAAGTCAAAACTCAAAATTAATGTTTACTTGCTTGACTTACTACCTTGATTTTTAATCAGGGGAGTACGTCAAGCTTTGATAGAACCCATTTAGGATCTAATTTATCTCTAGGGGGATTTTTCTACCGTCCTAACCAAGTCTTGATAATATCTAGGAGACTAGAACCACCCCAAGCTAAGGCCATCAGAATAGAAGTAGTTAAAATTAGTCCCATTAAACACAGCACTAAACCCCCTAAACTGATTGCACCATCGTCTTCTAATAAGCCAAAACCAGTCACGAAAATACCCATTGCTGGTAAGGTGTTAGTGCCGGGGATGGGAATCATCATCGAAATAGCCATTATAGCGATCGCAATCCCAATGGTGACTCTCCCAGCTAAGGTAGTACAAATATAAGATAACCTCGGACGGGCGATCGCTTCAATTCTCCGCAACCAAGGAATACCCGCTTTCAAAAACCCCTGGACTGTTTCCAGTTTGATGGGATGATTCATCATTTTTGGCGGTAGCCAAGGGGTTTTAGCACCAATAATCATCTGTATAGCTAAAATAAAAATCAAAATACCAAAAGGAACTGAGTATCCTGGTGCTGGTATGGGTAAAGCTGACGGTAAAGACAATATAACCAATAGAAACCCAAAAATTCTTTCTCCAGCCAGCAGTAAAATATCTGCTAAATTTACATTTTGTGGTCTGGTTTCTTCAAAAAAATAACGTTGTAATTCGTTGGAGAGTTTAGCCATAAATTCTGTAATCTTTCGGTGTCTACCTAATTTGGAGATACTTAAAAAGTAGCTTCTATACCCTTTGGGATTTAGACTCTTTGGTTCTCAAAGGGTATAAATAATGTGCATACCATATCTTAGCGGCGATAATTTATTCAACAGGATTAATCTTGTTAAGATTACATCAACTTACTGACTTAGATCATGGGTGTTAGGTTACGGGTGCAACATGGGAAGATATTGGAAAGTTCTGAGACTATTTTGGGCAACTGCGATCGCCGCAGAGTTAGAATATCGAGTTAACTTCTTAATCGCTACCCTCAGTAGCTTAGGCAATTTGGGCGGCAGTTTGTTTGGGCTATTCTTGTTTTATCGCACTGGCTATACTTTTACTGGCTGGTCATGGGATGCTGCTTTGATAGTTCTCGGAATCTTCACTTTGCTGCAAGGCTTTTCTGCTAGCTTTCTTGCAGCTAACCTCAATCGCATCGTCCGTCATGTCCAAGAAGGAACTTTAGACTTTATATTACTTAAACCTATTCGCAGTCAGTTCTGGCTTTCCACCTATACACTATCCCCTTGGGGAGTTCCAGACTTAATTTTTGGCGGAATCACTATTGGTTACGCAGGTCAACGCCTAGGTTTGAGATTAGAAAACTATCTCCTCAGTTTACTACCCTTATTTTGCAGTTTGGTAATTCTCTATAGCCTCTGGTTTATGTTGGGTGCTACTAGTATTTGGTTTGTAAAAATCTACAACGTTACTGAGGTATTACGGGGTTTAGTAGAAGCTGGCAGATATCCAATGCTAGCCTACCCCGCGACTTACCGCTTTTTCTTCACCTTTATAGTTCCAGTAGCATTTTTAACCACAGTTCCAGCAGAAGTGATGTTAGGACGGGTGCAAATTCACTGGTTGATAGGTGCGGTATTTTTAGCCGCCGCTTTGTTTTGGATATCTACCAAGTTCTGGCGGTTTGCGTTACGCTTCTATACTAGTGCTTCAAGTTAAAAGCAAAGGTGATATTTTCAGCATCTTTGCTGAATTTTACAGAATTTTTATCCACAATAAAAAGCACCGTCTATCATTGGATAAGCTTTTCAAAAATTTCTTTTTAAAACTGGGGCGCTAGGATTCGAACCTAGGGATGGCGGGACCAAAACCCGCTGCCTTACCACTTGGCTACGCCCCAAAGATTTGACTTTATTAATATAGCAGATCGTACCGGGGTAATGTCAAGTACTTTAAAATTAAATTTCCCATTTCATGCCACTACATACTGAGTAATGAGTAAAACGACATAAAAAAACAGAGAAGAAAAACTCTTCCCTGTTCTTTTGATTTTGTTGATTGTCTTGCTTGTTAGCTTCTTTGAGCTTTTGGCGTAACATTTGCCTTTGTTTTTTGAGTTGTCTTTTTCTGGCAGAACCGCCTCTACCTTTATCGTTTCTCCCTTCACGACGGGGAGATTCCCATCTTTTGAGTCTCATCTGTTTTAGCTTGGGATTTAGTTAATTGACAGTGGGCAGGAGGAGAATCGAACTCCTATGACCGTAAGGTCGCCACATTTTGAGTGTGGTGCGTCTACCAATTTCGCCACCCGCCCTTGGGTGCAACTTCACTATTATAGTCACTTAATGAATTTAATGCAAGGAGTAAATCAGAAATTTTTACTAAATTGAGTAATGAGTAATGAGTAATGAGTAATGAGTAATGAGTAATGAGTAATGAGTAATGAGTGAGGATCAACTCAGACACAATTAATTATATTTTTTCCTGTCACCTATCACCAAAGTAGAGTCAATATCTTGTAACTGAGCAACGCCACTAAGGGACATTGCTACTTCTAGCTCATCTTGTAGTAGTGAGATAAGGTGTGATACACCTGCTTGTCCGGCTAGTGCTAGTCCCCACAAAACAGGTCTACCAATTAAGACGGCTTTAGCACCTATAGCTAAAGCTTTGAGAATATCTGTACCGCGACGGATACCGCCATCTAATAATACTTCCACCTGACCATCTACGGCTGTGACTATCTCAGCTAGGGCATCTAAAGAAGCGATCGCACCATCTAGTTGTCTGCCACCATGATTGGAAACTACAATGGCTTTAGCTCCATACTCTACAGCTCGCACTGCATCATCTTCTCGTAAAATGCCTTTCAGTACCAAAGGTAGCGGTGATAAAGATTGTAACCATTCCAAGTCACGCCAAGTTAAGGAGGGGTCTAGTTGTTGGGCAAAATAAGTAAACAAACCAGACTCCCCTTGCTCATAGGGAATATCCAAACCAGAGATATCAGCAAGATTAGCTAGATGTAACCCTGGGGGTAAAGCAAACTCGTTGCGTCGGTCTCGTTCTCGCTGTCCCAGTACGGGAGCATCGACGGTGAGACAGAGAGCTTTGTAACCTGCGGCGTAAGCTCTTTCTACTAAGGCGCGAGTTAAACCCCGGTCTTTGTGGATGTAAAGCTGAAACCATTGCAAAGCATGGGGAAATTTAGCCCCTATATCGGCGACTGCTTCTAAACTTTTAGTGGACATTGTACTTAATACCATCCCCACCCCAGCAGATGCAGCAGCCATTGCGGTAGCTAGTTCACCATCTGGATGAGCCAGACATTGAAAAGCCATCGGTGCAATTAACAGAGGAAATTCTAGAGACTGTCCTAAGATTGTGGTATTCAGGCTGATTTGGCTAACATCTACTAACATCCTCGGACGCAGTTTGACTCGCTCAAACGCAGCCTGATTATCTCTCAATGTGATTTCATCCCACGCGCCACTGCTGTAATAGTCAAATGCCATCTTTGACAGATGGGTTTTTGCTAACTGTTCATATTCAAATAAGTTGATGGGATTTGAGGCAGCTGTCAAGTCGCTTCGCTCCAATTCAAAATTCAAAATTCAAAATTCAAAAAAGGTCATGGTGGCGATTGAGAGTTAACCAGATTTATCTTAAATTGTTTTGTAGAGGTGCGATCGCCTGATCAAGAGATCGCAGCTACTCACTCTATCACCTGTCCCCTGTCACCTGTCCCCTGTCACCTGTCACCAGTTACGCCAGCCACCTTTGGGTGCTACCTCGCTGGTGTATTTTTGCCCGTGAGTTTGTAATAGAGACTGGTATTCTTGACTACTTGCCCAACGGTCAATCTCTCTGGCTCTCAGGACTGGTACAGGGTGGGTCAATTCGGCTGTACGAGCTAGTTTGACCATTTCCCCAAGTTCGGTTTTACTAATATCATCGTAAGCACGAGCTTGGTCAATAAAAGCATCAAGATTGAGTTTTGGGGCGAGGGTGGGTGAACCACCGGCTAATTTCATTAACACGGACATCACCACTTTGGGGTCTTGGGTGGCTAGCAATGCGGCGCGATCGCAGGTAAACTCAGCACAGCGTACCCATTCTAAAAGTTGTGTTTGGATAGTTTGGGCAATAAAAGCCCCAACATTAGGTAATATTCCTGCCGCTAATACTAATAAATTAACCGGTGTTAAATAAACGCTATGGTCACACTTGAGATGTCCTAACTCGTGGGCAATTACCGCCTGAATTTCCTCTGGAGTCAGCATATCAACCAAAGAAGTGTGCAACATAATAAACGGTTGCTTCCCTCGCATAGCAAAGGTATAAGCATTAGGTGCAGGGTGTTGCCGCACATATAATTGAGGCGGTTCAATATCTAAAATCTTGCAGGCTTCTAATAAGAGTTTGTGTAACTCCGGTAGTTGTTGTTCACCTACCAAAACACTAGAAGCAATATTTTCTACATAAAAAACTTGCTCTGCCATTGGCCCTAGCAAATTTCTGACTATCATATCCAAACCTGGTATTTGCTTCAGAGTTTTGGTTGCTTCCAAGTCTAATGGATGACGAAACGAGTCAGCTTTTAAACCGATGAGCGAGGATTTAAGCACAGACATGATTTAGCCGGCTGGAAAAACAAAGTACCAACAGCCTCCCACAGTTAGTATAACGATTTGAGTAATGAGTAATGAGTAATGAGTAAGAAAGGGAAGTGCGATCGCTCCTCATCTATCAATACGCACCAAATTTCTTTATAATTTCTTTATTAAAAACCCTGATTTTTACCGATATTTTCTAGTATTTTTCCGAAAATCGGTAACTTAAACTTGTAGCAACCCCTATAATAATACTTAAATTTAAATTGAGTTTTTAATTCTTGCTCCCCTTCCCTTGTAGGGAAGCAGGGTGGATTAATTGTCGGGAGAGAAAATATAACATAGAAGGATGATTCCTTAAGAAAAACACTGCTCTCTCTACCAGAGGAAAGTTAGCAATGAATTTAATCGAAGCAATCCAAGGTGTTCCCGATTATCGACATGCCAGAGGTATTAGACATAAACTTTGGATAATACTAACTATAGTTTTGTTAGGTAGTTGTACAGGATATTGGGGGTATAAACCTTTGGCTGAGTTCACAAAAAATCATCGATCGATACTAATTACCATGATGAAAATTTACATGGCCGAAAGACTACTCGTCAAGTCAAAGTCTATCCAATTCCATTTGAGTCACTACCTGATTGGGTTGGTGCTAAAAGTTTAATAGAGGTTAACAGATATGGAACTCGACCTCAAGGAAAGAAAAGTCGTCGCCAGATTGTTGACTATCATGAACAACACTTTTATTTAAGTAGCTTAAATTATTCAGCCTCAGAATTTGCGGAGATTATTCGTGGTCATTGGTCAATTGAAAATCAACTTCATTGGGTCAAGGATGTAACTTTAAATGAAGATAACTGTATTCATACTGGTGGGTTTTCACCAGCTAATTGGGCGATGGTCAGACAGTTTTTAGTTTCCTTGGCTCGTCAGTTAAATTGTCGGACTCTTCCCGAAGCGTTAAGGCTGATGGCTAACCAACTTCAAATGATTTTTGATGCGCTATTTGACCACTCCGACTCCTTTTGCCCAACACCTGTGAGTCCAATGGTCGAGAGAGAAAACTTTTTCTCTCTCGACAATTAATCCACCCTGCTCCCCGCTTGCGGGGAGGGGGCTATGATGTACTTTATGTGATTAGGAAATGCTATAAAGGTATTTACGACTTTTGGAAAGTTATGAGGATGTTAGATCAATGTCTTCTTGGTACTTTATGAGCAATTTGGGAATATAATCATATCCATCTACGCCGATGATGGCTATTATTTTGGGGCGGTGTTGTTGCAGTAGATTTTGGAAATTCTCTACACCTATTTGTCCTTGTAAAATTATTAATAACCTTGCTGGTTGTCGCCATTCACTAGAAGCTATTTGCTCTAAAAGATACATTCCTAGAGAACCAGTGTAAACTGCTTTTTCAAAATTTTGTAGTTGATAATCAGCTTCAGCAAGATAAGCTAAATTTCTACCTTGGAGATATAAATCACCGGAAATTTGCGCTGTTTTAAACCCTTCTTCTAGATATTTAATGGCATTGTGTGGTTCTTGAATTACTAAATATGCTATGCCTAAACTACTTAAACATAGGGCTTTACTTTGAATGTCGCCTAATTTTTCTGTTAATTTTAATCCTTGTTGTAAATAGTTAATTGCCATTTCATAGGTTTCTGGTTCTACTTGTTCCAGTTGTTGCGCTTGCATGACTTCGCTGTAACCTAAGTTAACTAGGGCGTTGGCTTCTCCTGTTTTATCGCCTGCTTGTCTACTTAACATTAAGGCTCTTTGACTATTATTAATGGCTTCAGGATAATTTTTTTCTTGTACGTAAGTACGGCTGAGGTGATTGAGATTAGCAATTTCACAGGGGCGATCGCCTGAGTTCCTGGCAATTTCTAATGCTTGCTCATGAAACTGTATAGAACGCTGATATTGACCTAAAGCACGCTGAGAATATCCCAAAAGGGTCAAAATACGCGCTTTTTCTTGAGTTCGCGCCACTTTTCGCAATGGTTCATCTAAATAATCTAGGGCATCGCGTAAATAACTACCAGAAAAGGAAGCGAAAATCCCACCATAAAGGGGAAAATATGGACGTTGGGCAAAGGTGCGTAAAGTTTGGAGCATGATTTGTGATGCTCCATTACTGTATACTGCCTGACTTTGGAAACCACTTGCCAACTGACTCCAAATTACAGCAAAGGTCAAAAAGGTAGAAATCGACAACTTTGAACCGGCTTGAATGTTGTAAGCTTGTTGGTCAAACCAACTAACTAACCCCCGTTGCAAATACTGCAAAATTAACGCT from Nostoc sp. UHCC 0870 includes these protein-coding regions:
- a CDS encoding exopolysaccharide biosynthesis protein; the protein is MAKLSNELQRYFFEETRPQNVNLADILLLAGERIFGFLLVILSLPSALPIPAPGYSVPFGILIFILAIQMIIGAKTPWLPPKMMNHPIKLETVQGFLKAGIPWLRRIEAIARPRLSYICTTLAGRVTIGIAIAIMAISMMIPIPGTNTLPAMGIFVTGFGLLEDDGAISLGGLVLCLMGLILTTSILMALAWGGSSLLDIIKTWLGR
- a CDS encoding tetratricopeptide repeat protein produces the protein MSDSLPLRDRYLGLIDEIVQLTLQGKISSVEMVYQMLQKGILAGTGEIFELGLSDRLNAMQTQVDSESDELKKAKANRSLRAIKTIQSQWQRYREQNKSTEAIAAASQEITTAAADERLAIFLRLTDPNLKNPLNISQLQQLAKSLQQFAQFNEDIGQISQGITRGLAAWQRLQDHLVSWMYESNQALGFGGVAGETGPWGTWAKKVNSDLPQKLLRTLAIEQSAIPFAENHSNLTLSDWVEIALILQYLQRGLVSWFDQQAYNIQAGSKLSISTFLTFAVIWSQLASGFQSQAVYSNGASQIMLQTLRTFAQRPYFPLYGGIFASFSGSYLRDALDYLDEPLRKVARTQEKARILTLLGYSQRALGQYQRSIQFHEQALEIARNSGDRPCEIANLNHLSRTYVQEKNYPEAINNSQRALMLSRQAGDKTGEANALVNLGYSEVMQAQQLEQVEPETYEMAINYLQQGLKLTEKLGDIQSKALCLSSLGIAYLVIQEPHNAIKYLEEGFKTAQISGDLYLQGRNLAYLAEADYQLQNFEKAVYTGSLGMYLLEQIASSEWRQPARLLIILQGQIGVENFQNLLQQHRPKIIAIIGVDGYDYIPKLLIKYQEDIDLTSS
- a CDS encoding RDD family protein, encoding MTIERVPQQHYPKAEINRRSMALGLDFLVVWLVSSLLGSNQGSIQFIQILVFIFGWLILRVLVVFNNKGQSLGRWAFDLKVLEVEDGQVVGRIPQLLALFKREAIICFGAILVSVALGNISANPTAILLVIPLAIDCGAAISDTQMRQALHDRYAGTFIVSSRRGYSLDLKIKRLVGTLRRNVRR
- a CDS encoding M48 family metallopeptidase; the protein is MSVLKSSLIGLKADSFRHPLDLEATKTLKQIPGLDMIVRNLLGPMAEQVFYVENIASSVLVGEQQLPELHKLLLEACKILDIEPPQLYVRQHPAPNAYTFAMRGKQPFIMLHTSLVDMLTPEEIQAVIAHELGHLKCDHSVYLTPVNLLVLAAGILPNVGAFIAQTIQTQLLEWVRCAEFTCDRAALLATQDPKVVMSVLMKLAGGSPTLAPKLNLDAFIDQARAYDDISKTELGEMVKLARTAELTHPVPVLRAREIDRWASSQEYQSLLQTHGQKYTSEVAPKGGWRNW
- a CDS encoding transposase family protein encodes the protein MNLIEAIQGVPDYRHARGIRHKLWIILTIVLLGSCTGYWGYKPLAEFTKNHRSILITMMKIYMAERLLVKSKSIQFHLSHYLIGLVLKV
- a CDS encoding alpha-hydroxy acid oxidase, whose product is MTAASNPINLFEYEQLAKTHLSKMAFDYYSSGAWDEITLRDNQAAFERVKLRPRMLVDVSQISLNTTILGQSLEFPLLIAPMAFQCLAHPDGELATAMAAASAGVGMVLSTMSTKSLEAVADIGAKFPHALQWFQLYIHKDRGLTRALVERAYAAGYKALCLTVDAPVLGQRERDRRNEFALPPGLHLANLADISGLDIPYEQGESGLFTYFAQQLDPSLTWRDLEWLQSLSPLPLVLKGILREDDAVRAVEYGAKAIVVSNHGGRQLDGAIASLDALAEIVTAVDGQVEVLLDGGIRRGTDILKALAIGAKAVLIGRPVLWGLALAGQAGVSHLISLLQDELEVAMSLSGVAQLQDIDSTLVIGDRKKYN
- a CDS encoding ABC transporter permease, with the translated sequence MGRYWKVLRLFWATAIAAELEYRVNFLIATLSSLGNLGGSLFGLFLFYRTGYTFTGWSWDAALIVLGIFTLLQGFSASFLAANLNRIVRHVQEGTLDFILLKPIRSQFWLSTYTLSPWGVPDLIFGGITIGYAGQRLGLRLENYLLSLLPLFCSLVILYSLWFMLGATSIWFVKIYNVTEVLRGLVEAGRYPMLAYPATYRFFFTFIVPVAFLTTVPAEVMLGRVQIHWLIGAVFLAAALFWISTKFWRFALRFYTSASS